TACGGTGAATTTTCAAGTCATTAGAAGTATAACATGTAAATGAACGTCTGCCACCTTGAATATAATCAAAACGAGCCACACCACCAAAAAATAATGTTTGACCTTCGTTTAATTGATAGACCATTGGCTTAATCTCTTTTTTAGGAGCAATTAATTTCAAATCTTTATCACCTAGTACATGCGCCATTTGATGGCGATGAATGATCCCTGGTGTATCAATCAAGCTTTTTCCATCATCTAACGGGATTTCAATTCGATCTAAGGTTGTCCCTGGAAATTGAGAAGTCGTAATAACATCTGCAACTCCTGCTGTATTTTTTATGATTTGGTTGATTAATGTTGATTTCCCAACATTTGTTACACCCACAACAAATACATCACGACCTTCACGATATTTTTCAATGGTTTTTAGCAAATCATCCATTTCTTTAGGTTTCATTGCACTGGTTAAAATAACATCTTTAGGTCGTAAACCTTCTTCATGTGCACGCTCTCGCAACCATTGAGTCATTTTGCCACGTTTTAATGAATGTGGCAGCAAATCAACTTTATTTCCGACTAACAACACAGGGTTATTGCCAACAAAGCGATGCAAACCTGGAATCAAACTTCCATTGAAATCAAAAATATCAATGACATTTACAATCAAGGCGTCCTCTGCTCCGATTTCATTTAATAATCTCAAAAAATCATCATCGGTTAGTTGTACATCTTGAATCTCATTGTAATGGCGCAATCTAAAGCAACGTTGACAGTACACTTCACCATTTTCTAATCCTTTTTCAAGTGCTGAAACAGGTGTATAACCTAGTTCCCCTGGAGCATTTGTTTGAATAACTGCTCCACAGCCGATACAGCGGATTTCTTCATTTAAATCAACTTCATTCGTTGTCATCGATTGTTTTCCTCCAACTCATTTCAGGATGTTTTTTCCATAGATATTTCATAATACGACGTTCCATTGCACGATTAAATTTTGTATTCCAAGCATCTGATTCTACAACTGGCTTGACTAAAACATTTTGAATTCCAGCTGCATTTGCCCCACGAATATCTGTCATAATTTGATCACCAACCATTAAAATTTGGTCTTTAGGCAAATCAACTAATTTTTGAGCTTCTTTAAAACCTTTTGTTAATGGCTTCATTGCTCTTTGTACATATTTTAAACCTAATTGATTTACAACTCGCTCAATTCGTACTGCTTTGTTATTTGAAATCACGACAACTGGGATCCCAGCATTTTTCATTTCTTCAATCCAAAGTAACAATTCTTCTGTACCGTCAGGGTTGTTCCAAGCAATTAGCGTATTATCTAAATCTGTTAATACAGCTTTAAAATTGCGTTTTTTTAATTGTTCTGGTGTAATTTGATAAATGGCTTCGACCATCCACGTTGGTTTGAATTTAGTAAACATAAGCTCTCCTTAACATTAAAATAGGAGCACTAATCAATCAGCACTCCACCGCTTTTCTTATTCGCTTTATTATACGCTACTTTCAAGGAAATTTCACCTATTTAATTTATTTCCTATGATTTGTCAAACTATTTTTAATGAAAAAAGATGGAATAAGTTACAGAAGTCTACGATAAAATTTCCAAATCAAGTTGTGTATGATGAAAAGCGGCTTGATTATTCAGTTGGTTTTTTTCTTTTTTAAATCAAAAAAATTAGAGTGCTATTCTATTTGAATAACAATCTAATTTTTAGTTATTGATCAATTCGACCAAATGTTTTGATAGGCCAGATGCGATAATCAGCCACACCTTGAATATCATCAGCTTTAATGTAGCCAATCATTCGGCTATCTTTTGAATTTTGTCGGTTATCACCTAACACAAGGTATTCTCCTTCAGGAACAACTTCATCACCCGTGATTTGTTCTAAAGTAAAATCATTTGTTAAAAGAGTTCTTTCAGGTAACTGAGCTTTATACTCATCAAGATAGGGTTCTTCATAGGCTTTACCGTTGATTTCTAGGACATCATTTTTATAAGAAATACTGTCTCCAGGTAAACCAATTACCCGTTTCACATAATTCTGACTCGGATCATCTGGAGCAGGGAAAGTAACAATCGAAAATCGTTTGACCTTTTCCATTTTCAAGAGCAAAATTCTGTCACTGTTAGCTAACGTCGGACTCATTGACTCTCCTTTAACAATAACCGGTGAAAAAATGAATGTTCGTAATAATAAAACCACTGTTAATGCCACAGCTAAAGTTATCAGAGTACTAAAAAGCTCTCTTATAAATCCTCGAGAATTTGATTTCCCATTCATTTTTTTGCTCATAACTAACTAAACCCCTTTAAATTAAAATCATACTGACAAAATTATTATACCAAATTAATCGTAAGGAGATAGCTTTATTATTTTTTATTTTTGCTTAGTTAGTTGAAAAAAGTGGATATATTTTGATTCCATAAATTAACTATTCCCTATATGGCAGTGTTTATATAGTCTGTTTTAAGTTTAGTTCTATTTCTATCCTTGTTAAAAATACATTAATTTAGTAAATTCTTAATTATTTATTTGTTAATGGACTTCTTCTTGCGGTTAATCCTCGCCAAATAATGTAACTTAAAGCAAAATCAATCATGCTATGAACAACCGAACCCACTCCGACAAGCAGGATTATCGATTGCATAAACCCTTGACTATAGAATGTGCCGGCCGCATTTCCCGTAAAATAAAATACAGCTACAACAGCGACTTCTGCTGCTCCATGAATAATACCTATTCCAAGTGAAAAAATTTGAGATTTAACAGGCGATTTCAAAATAGTTGGGTATTTCTTTAAAATTAATGCACCTACTAAAGCAAATAGCACATGAGACAACGCTCGCATTACAATAATAATTGGAAAACCACCAATAAAAAATCCAAAAGTAGTTCCTAATGCAACTGCCACCGCAACTGAAGGTGAGATAAACATGGCAATAAAAATAGCAACATGACTTCCTAGTGTAAAGGAAACAGGCTCCATCATAAATCTCACCGGACTAAACATCGGGATTAGAATCCCTACTGCAATTAATAACGCCGAAATCGTCAGGCGCTGAACTTTCCCTGTCTTCAAATAACCACTCCACATAAATGAATTTACACATGTCTTGACACATATATAAATTCATTATAGCGTTATCCATTCAGATGTCAAGACACCTTATTCGTTTTGATATAAAATACCCAATTTAGTCAACTCTGCTTTTATTTTTAAAAATGTTTTTTTGTCTTTACAAGCAATTGTATGCAAATGAATTCCATTTGTTAAATGAGATAGTGGTAAAGCTTGATTCTCTGACATTTTAACAAAAAAATCATCCACTTCACTTCGAGATCTGATTGTTAATTGTCCAAT
This Carnobacterium maltaromaticum DSM 20342 DNA region includes the following protein-coding sequences:
- the lepB gene encoding signal peptidase I, with translation MSKKMNGKSNSRGFIRELFSTLITLAVALTVVLLLRTFIFSPVIVKGESMSPTLANSDRILLLKMEKVKRFSIVTFPAPDDPSQNYVKRVIGLPGDSISYKNDVLEINGKAYEEPYLDEYKAQLPERTLLTNDFTLEQITGDEVVPEGEYLVLGDNRQNSKDSRMIGYIKADDIQGVADYRIWPIKTFGRIDQ
- a CDS encoding YqeG family HAD IIIA-type phosphatase, translated to MFTKFKPTWMVEAIYQITPEQLKKRNFKAVLTDLDNTLIAWNNPDGTEELLLWIEEMKNAGIPVVVISNNKAVRIERVVNQLGLKYVQRAMKPLTKGFKEAQKLVDLPKDQILMVGDQIMTDIRGANAAGIQNVLVKPVVESDAWNTKFNRAMERRIMKYLWKKHPEMSWRKTIDDNE
- the yqeH gene encoding ribosome biogenesis GTPase YqeH, which produces MTTNEVDLNEEIRCIGCGAVIQTNAPGELGYTPVSALEKGLENGEVYCQRCFRLRHYNEIQDVQLTDDDFLRLLNEIGAEDALIVNVIDIFDFNGSLIPGLHRFVGNNPVLLVGNKVDLLPHSLKRGKMTQWLRERAHEEGLRPKDVILTSAMKPKEMDDLLKTIEKYREGRDVFVVGVTNVGKSTLINQIIKNTAGVADVITTSQFPGTTLDRIEIPLDDGKSLIDTPGIIHRHQMAHVLGDKDLKLIAPKKEIKPMVYQLNEGQTLFFGGVARFDYIQGGRRSFTCYTSNDLKIHRTKLEKADELYANHVGEMLQPPRKDEVDNFPELVRFEFSVKERSDIVFAGLGWVTVNEPGAVVAGWAPKGVDVVIRKSLI